From the genome of Cryptococcus decagattii chromosome 8, complete sequence:
ctttccacaaCTTGCCACAAAACCAAACACAAGCGAGAGCATTTCAAAATGAACCCCAGAACACTCACCACCGCCGTCCGATCCTTCACCCGCAGTGTCCCCCTTCGACCTGCTCTCCCTGCCGCCCGAACTTTTACGCCTCAACTTCAAGCGCGAGCTTACAgtgaagagaaggagttCCACGAGAAGGAGGACAAGCGGATAGCCGATCTCGAGGCTGCCAAGGCCGAGTCAGACAAGAAAGCTGCTGAGTTTGAGGAAAAAGTCAAGGAGTTGACGGTTAGTCATTATTTTCTCCAGCGTACCGCAATGTGTGGGGTCTTCGTCATGATTTGTGTAATTAACTTTCTTGGTAATGTAGAAAGAGATGCAATATCTCCGTGCAGACGTGCAGACTGCCGTTCGAAGGTCTGCCGAGGAGAAGGCCAAAGCGTCTGAATTTGccatttcctctttcgCCCGCGCTCTCCTGGACACCGCCGACGTTCTCTCCACCGCTCTCAAGCACGTCCCTCAGCCCATTCCCGCCGAGAACAAGGACCTCCAATCCCTTCACACTGGTGTCGAGCTTACCCACAAGGCTCTTCTCAAGACTTTTGAGTCACACGGTGTGAAGAAGCTCGAAAACTTGAAGGGCGAGCAGTTTGACCCCAACATGCACGAGGCTTTGTTTACTGTTCCTCAAGCGGTTGCTCCCAAAAAGGACAACGGCGAGCCTCACGGTCCCAACGAAATTTTCGACGTAAGCAAAGAGGGTTGGACAATTGGTTCTAGGGTTTTGAGGCCAGCGCAAGTCGGTGTCGTTGCTTCGGAGTAAAAAGATACAGATGGGTAGAAACGGCATCAAGCAGTGTTATTCAGGCGTTTCAGTCGCCAGGTGTAGTAATGGAATGTAGAGTAGATATTTTATGGTTATGATAGCAATAGTAGCATATGCATCCACCCCTCAACAGGTCAAACCTACGATAGCTCGAGGTCCTGTAGCTCGAGACTTTGGCTAAGACAGTACACTATATACATCTAACAGTAAATATTCACAAGCTCAATCAACGCCTTCTGGATGCCCTTCCCATCATACTCTCTTCAAACTTGATCCTTCTCGATCGATCAATGACAGCCACATAATAGTTGCCCCATTCGCCTTTCCATGAGACCCAGTCTCGGTAGTAGTCGTGCTGGGTAGATCGAAGGATAGCAGCGAAAGAGTCGCACTATGTGCTTGTTAACAAAAGAGATCAAATGGCAAGATGAATTGGGCGGTACTAACGTTACTTTCATTCATTCTGAAACCTTCTGGCACAAAGGGTTTGAGACTGACAATCTTTGCACCTTCCTTCAAATCGAGGAACATATCCGCAAGGTCCATATTCAATGATGACGGAAACACTTCGTTATTCACCAGCTGCAAAATGATCAGTTTGACATTGGATTAAAGCGCCCAATACTCACTACAACATCAGCTTCCCTCAGTCGTCGACCAACCTCCTTGTGAACTCTAAAGTCTCCTTCGTGCACTTGCACGTCCAAATTTCCTTTCAATGCCCACATCgcccatctcctctgtACCTCTCGCACTTGTAGACGGGCACAGTGAGCGGGAACGGGTAAGAGTTCAAAACCATAGCTTCTGCAACCTGCTTGAAGGGATGCTTGAAGTACGCAATTGCCGACACCACTACCTAGATCGACACTACGAGTGATAAGTTCGAATCACATGGCTGTGGTAAATGGCTCACAAGACAGAATCAGCTCCAAGTTTCGTTTGTTCTATGATCTTGGTCATAAACGCATGCCTCAATTCTCCATAagcatcttccttcccgCTGATGGCCTTTGATACCTCTTCGGGATGCTTGGGATGATGCTCCAACTCATGACTATATCCACCTACGACCCTGGAGTAGGCTTGATCATGCACAAAGTCAACTAATGCAGCCCATTCTCTGACTTTGATTTCTTTTCCGCCATTCATACCCTCATCTAACCATTGTTGCAATGTCCCATCCTCTTGTATAGCTTGCATAGCCGAATTGTACCGTTCAATGGCGGTCACGAATAGAGGACCATCTCGACGGTTAGGCGCAAGAGATTTCCGTATCAAGTCTGCGATAGTTTCTTGCCTTTCGGAGGATGGTGCAGGAGTAGAAGTGGCGGAAGTTTCAAAAGCcggggaaggagaagcaggATCGGGCGGTGGTGTCACGAGTAAGTTAGGAAGAGGGGTCGTCATACGTGATGGCAAAGCCGAGAGTGGGTTGGAAATGTCCAGTGACTCGGCCAGAGTTCCGAATATATGACGATGGGATGGGGGTATGTAGTCTAGAGGAAGTATTACCAACCATCCAGGTATGAAGATCATAGATGAAACTCACATTCAAGTATTAATCTTAAAGTATTTCGAAGTTCACCAATGGGATTAAACTCCCTGTCGGATGATGGCACCAGAAGAACAAATCTTGCCTATGTTAGTAAGATCACAGGTCTGTAGCCAGGAGACTCACTTTTCTCGGCAACCTTTGGCGGGGTAAAGCACTTCCACTGACGGTAGAAAGTCCCCATCTCTATCAAAGCCCTCTTGGGGAAAGACTGATAGGCAATTAGCACTGTACATATATCCGCTCAGATACTCACACGCTCTATATTTCCCCAAATTCTTGCTTCCATCCCCGCCTCCTCCGTTCGCCCATCCTTGCACGTTCCCTCTAACGACCTCATCACATCCCACAAACCCTGCCCAGCCCCTTCCCCATTCACCTCGCATATCCACCTGATCCCAACAAAATACCCTTCGGCCCacaacttcttctccagGTAGAGGCGGCATGTCAATTCCAGTCTCTTTTCGGGTAACTTTCGGTCGTTTTGGTTTAGGATGAAGAGCATCGTCGCTTGATTCCGATCCACTTGAGGACTCAGACTCGACCACTTGGACTTTCGGCgtttttctcttcatccttccaGGACTAGATGACGATACAGGAGTGCGAGGTGTGGCCGGGGGCTTGATACGCCCATCTTGCCTCACTTTCCCGGTACTGTTTGAGGACGGGCTTGGTCCTTGTTTCGATATGCTTTTTGCTGATGCTGACCTCGACGCCCCTTTGGGAGAATCATGCGAGTGTCTGGGACTTACGTTCGAGGATTTTGACGGCCCAGCTATAGATCCTGAAGACTGCTGGCGGGTCGGAGCTTGCTTTTTGATGGCAATGCTACCGACCATGACGGTCGAAGCCGGTAACTTGGACTCATCGCCGAAAAACGAGAACATGACTGGTCGTGGCTTTTGGCAACCTTTTATGACACCGAAGATCCTCGTGCGGCAGTATAGAATCTTATTCCAACACTAGTCTTCCGAACGAAAGAGCAAATGCTTGGAAGTGCGGACGGGATGCTCGAGCTGTCAACAAAAACAAAGCTGAAGGGCCGACCGCCGAAAAGTGGTCACTCGCCACCCATATTGAGATTATGTAATAAACATGTAATCAAGGTGATTCAAATATTTTAATTCCGCTACTCCCCCAGTTAATCAACATTATTAGTATCATAAATCGTAAATGTTCACCATTCCGTGAGCATCAATGCATAGCTACAGTACTAATACCCACCTGCACCCCACCCTCCCCCTATTACAAAGGTTATCTTTTTgccagaagaggagattTTCAGGATGGAGATTGAATATACATTTCCTAGAAGTGTTTTTCAAGCGCATCGAGGTCGAGAGGGAAATACTAGTTCACGCGAAGCAAATAGCGACAAATACATTCGTTTCTGCAGCAAGATCTGAAAAGGAGGTTTGATCACTCTTACGCTGCCTATCGAGTGCCTCTGCTAGTCCTTTATACATTTGCAGGGAACGCGGTTCTTACCCCAAGAATACACATACAGTCGATTGTTGTTGGTATTAGCACCCTTTaccttcttcagcttctgAGATGACTTAATTAAAAAACGAAACGAAATAAAGGTGACTTATTATTATATGGTCATTTTTAATTGAATGACATACCGCTCAAATCATTGTAACATTAATGCATGGCGATTGTTTCCACAGAGGAAGACAACTAAAACTTTGCACTTTAGGGTTATGAACTCCTGACCATATGAAACGTTACTACACTCGGGAACGCCCAAAATTTACTGACTTTCAATTTGGCTAACCTTATCGTTCTCGAAAGAATCTATTAATGGTCGAAATGGTCTCTTGCTAACAAACAATTTGTTCTCGGTAACTCTTGTTATGGGCGAAATTCTCTTCGTACTTCCCCCTCATTGCAAACTCAGAAGGTGTGGTTGCGGTATATGATCCCACTTCACTTGTAATGGGCATCAATATACAAAGTTTCGGTGTTCCTTTTCGTGAAAAACAATAATCgtgaaaagggaaaactTGTAGTAAGCCCAGTAACAACAATGTTGACGATCGATTCGATATACAGTTGTGATCATGTGAGACGCCTGAGACGCCGTACAGGAAATAAATGCGTTAGATGATGAATGCCAGATGCCATCTCTCGTTCgctttctctcctctcgGTCTCTTCGTCAAGCACGAGAAAAGCACCGAGATCGGTGAATAATCGCATCTTCATGGCGACTACAGTGAAACCTAAATTGCAGATAGACGACATTGCGGCAAGGAGTCGAGATGATGTTGAGAGAGACCCAAGGGCATCTGTATGAATGGTATGACGAAAAACCAAAAACGAAGACGCAGCGATATAATCGCCAGTTCTAGATGGCGAAAGCAATAACCTCCTCCTGATCTTCTGGTTCTTATGCAACGGCGTTCCAGACGAGCAGCAATGGAGACCAACAAATGCTCATTTCTTGTCCCTCATTTCTATCATACATGGAAAGACACTAGTAATAGACGATTAGGAACCAATCGTCGCTACCGCCCCTCTTATGCATGCTCGAATGAAATGAGGAGTCTTACCCCTGTTACAGTTACGTAGCAGCGACAACGTTACGATACCAACCACCGCTCGCGTAGGACCAAAACGCGACTTGCGGATTCGGGGACGCATTTCTCGGCGATAGTGTATCGCCGACAGAAAGCGCCACACGTGAGAATGAAAGACAACGCCGATAACTTGACACGCGCTTTCGGGATTATCAGGCTCAGGGTGTGTATGCCATGGAAAAGGAGACTCCGTCAAAACCTCTTTTGGCTCATCCTTCAAGTTTTTTATTCTTCAAAAAACTCTTCGCCAAACATGTCTCACAGGAAGTACGAAGAGCCCCGACACGGTTCCCTTGCCTTCCGTATGTCTTACTAAGATAAATCTCTCAAATGGCCAGGCTAACAACGACACAGTTCCCAGGAAGCGTGCCGCCCGACACAGGGGTCGATGCAAGGCGTTCCCCAAGGTTAGTTGGGTTTCAGTTCAAGGATAATTTGGTGCTGGGGCGGGACAGTGGATAGACGGGATAgatgagggagaaggaagaacgaagacgagaaaaaggaggatAGAAAGTCTCGGAAGAAAGATGACAGGTGTTGACATTATTGAAATAGGACGACCCCAAGAAGCCCGTTCACCTCACCGCCGTCATGGGTTACAAGGCCGGTATGACTCACATTGTCCGTGACCTCGACCGACCCGGATCCAGTGCGTACCATCTTCAGATTGTCATCAAATTGTGGTCTGACAAAAATTTACAGAGATGCACAAGAGGGaagttgttgaggctgttACCGTCATTGAGACCCCCCCTATGGTCGTTGTCGGTGCCGTTGGTTACGTTGAGACTCCTCGAGGCTTGAGGTCTTTGACCACTGTTTGGGCTGAGCACCTCAGTGACGAGGTTAAGAGGCGATTCTACAAGTTAGTATTATCTTAGAAAATCCTCCGAAGCAGCTTTAACGAAGTTTACAGGAACTGGTACCGatccaagaagaaggcctTCACCAGGTACGCCAAGAAGCACTCTGAGAACTCTGGTGCTTCCGTTGCCCGAGAGCTCGAGCGAATCAAGAAGTACTGCACTGTTGTCCGAGTCCTCGCCCACACTCAGATCTCCAAGACTGGCTTGCAACAGAAGAAGGCCCACCTTATGGAAATCCAGGTCAACGGTGGTTCCGTCGCCGACAAGGTTGACTTCGCCAGGTCTCACTTCGAAAAGACCGTTGAGGTTGGCTCCGTTTTCGAGCAGGACGAGTGCATTGACATCATTGGTGTCACCAAGGGTCACGGTTACGAGGGTGTTACCGCTCGATGGGGTACTACCCGTCTCCCCAGGAAGACGTGAGTTGTATCATCAGTTTTATGAACATGACTGACCCACCCATAGCCACCGAGGTCTCCGAAAGGTCGCCTGTATCGGTGCTTGGCATCCTTCTAATGTCATGTTCTCCGTGGCTCGTGCCGGTCAGCGAGGTTACCATTCTCGTACTTCGATGAACCACAAGATCTACCGTATCGCCAACGGTGCTTCTGGTTCTTCGGGCTCTACTGAGTTTGACCTCACCAAGAAGGACATCACCCCCATGGGTGGTTTCGTTCGATACGGTGTTGTCAAGAACGACTTCGTCATGATCAAGGGCTCTTGCGTTGGTCCCGTTAAGCGAATCGTCACCCTCCGAAAGGCTCTCCGAACTCACACTTCTCGTGCCCACACCGAGAAGGTCAACCTCAAGTTCATCGACACCTCCTCCAACTTCGGTCACGGTCGATTCCAGGATGCCGCAGAGAAGAACGCTTTCCTCGGTCAGCTCAAGATCAAGTCTGACGCTTAAACTGGTTGAGAAAGTAGAgggatggatgggaaagaagTTGGGGTTGGGCCGGGATGTGGCCGACTGTACCATCATAAGCGGTTATGCATATCATATACCGTTGGGCTTTAGCATTCGTTCATTTCTTGGTTGCACTCTCAGTTAGTTATCCATTACATTTCACTGCTTTTGAGCTGCACCTTCAAACAACTGAATAGGCTTCTTGCGTAACAACTGATTTTACAGAGAAGAACCTGATCAGTATCCACTTATCTAATTCATGTCATAGATATGATATGCAAAGGAAACCTAAAACTTGCGCCAACTTTAATCACTTATATCCCCAGAACCTTGTCCCAGCCTGTTGCCTCCCTTTGCAGCCCAGAAGGCTCTCCTCGCCTCACTTCCGATCCctctcttgctcttctttcgaaccttcttctcttgctcATCACTGTCCGAATCTACCTGGATTGCACCTTCCCATTCCTTTCCAATTTCATCCTCGGACCCCAGATCACCGTCAGACTCGGCAAGAATCCGGCGGAGtgcttcttcatcagaaTCTATTtcgtccttctcttcctcttcttctccatgtGGTAGGGGCGGTGTAGGGGGACGAGATGAATCGGACAGTTGACCTTCTTGGCCGGGGAGAGGCGGGGTTGGGGGCCGGAAAACGTCCTTGACCTTTGTCTTACCTTTACCCTTGCCACCGGCATAACGAGATTCTTCTGGAGGATTTGAAAGAACCtcaatctcatcctctGACGGCTCACTGTCGCCCAGCGGTctttttccccttcttGAGGATTCAAACAGCTGAGGGATTTCGACAATTTCGTCTGAGTCGGTATCAGATATATCTTCCTGTGCGAGATGTGACGTCGAACGGGACTTTATTCTGGATGGGGAGATGGCGACGGGATCGCTGTCAGAATCGTCAGAATCTGACGAGGAATAGGACGACGTGTCACTGTCACTATCATCGTCGTCGGATCCGAGCTCGTCGTCCTCGACCATGATAGCGCCAACATCTTTTTTACTTCTCCTACTTGATTCGGCGGGCGGGGGCGGTGAGGAAGCGCCACGTCCATGGTCATTAACGGAGGGAACGGAGATGACGGGAGGTGGGCGGTAGTTCTGGACGTATGGTTTGGGATCCGCCCCTAAAGGGATAGAAAGTTTGTGATGCAGTCGACCTTGGAGATGAATTCGAGTGAGCTCGTTGCGTTGCTTTAGCGTCTAGTTTCAACGTCAGCTTCGTCCTATCCAAAAAGATTACATAGTCTTGACCCACTTCTTTTGTGATACCCATAACACCACCAAGGATACTCCAGTCGTCTCCATCCTTGTCCTTCCATGATGTACCTCTCCTACCACCACAAGCATTGCGGCTCATCTCTTCCGCACGCTCAAAGAGGCGCATACTGAGGAGCTCGTAAGCACCGCCAAGGGTATTTCGCACTTGACGAATACCAAAAGATCCACCAGAAATGTCGTTGTCTGTTGACATGAGCCTTTCGTGAAAAGTCAATTCTACAAGAGGTTTGACTGACCTTTATCTTGAGGGTCCTCGATACTCAATAGAAAGCTTTGCCCCTTCATCCACCCTCTACTAGCTTTGGAAAAGTAGAAACCTCCGCGTCGAACGGAGATACCAACATCATTGTAGTTGAAGTTTCGGCCGAAGAGCTCAAAGAACTCTATAAGGAGGGTGCCGAGATTGAGCTCGGGATTTATCTCTGACCGACGAAGTTTGGGATGGAGCTGCAATCACGAATGTCAGTCGCAAAAATGGATTTCGGTGCAATAAGGGCGTACttgaaggaaggagatgacCATGCAAATGACAGAATAACTTCCAAGACCGCCAGTATACACTTCGTTCATTGATCGTTGACTGAGAAAGTAtttgacgatgaggatgagctgTCGAGCACCGGGAAGAGCGTCGAGGTATTGATTGATGATTTTCCCAGCGGTGACGCCATTGCCTTGGTTGAGGGATATGTCGACGTTGATCTTGCCTATGCCCTCTTGCTTAGCCAAATACGCTAGAGAAAAGACATGCGACTTACCTTCGAGCGTGACAAATTTAATGATGGGCACTCTGGCACGAGCGATGATAGCAACGACGTCGGTGATATTGGCTTGCCTCATAGCCTTACCCAATTCTGCCAAAAGACGCTGCTTGTTGGCGTCCGAAAGGTACTTATGGGCGACAACCAGATCAATATCACTTTTTCGAGGTCAGTAAGCGCCTTGGCCTAGTCACACCTACCCTTGAGGAAGATATAGTTGAGTTTGCCATGATCCAAAGGGCGTGACTTCAGCTTCCGGCCAAAGCTTGTTGATAGTTCGAGTGATCAATTCAATCATGAACAGCCGGACCTCAAACTCCTCTCTCGTCGGGGAGACATACTTGTAGAATGCGTTGATTTCTTCAGTGAGACTGGGTGGAGTTAGTCGACAACTACGTGGTGTAAGCTCATGAACCTACAGATCGACAGGATCACGACACAGGTCCACATCTACCAGCTCTGTCCATGGAGCATGCCTCTCAGCggccttttcttcctccttcttaTTTCTGGGTCCGGCTTCTATGCCTCTATTATTACTCCTCTTCCGGTCACTGTTACGCGCCTTGTGCTCTTGCTCCTTTAAcgccttcctctgcttTTTGCTCAGACCAGGGGGGGCATCTTTCTTGTCTGGCTGTTCAACAGGCTGTGACTTTTTGttacccttcttcttcttgtccttcttcttcttcttcgtttGTTTCTCTCCTGGAGCTGGAGTGTCTGAGGCTTTTCGCTTTCCTTTGCGGGCGCTGCTGGATACTTCGTTATCTTCCgatggtggagaagctGGCTGTCCAAACGATATGAATGTCTCAGCTGGTTGGAAACCTGTCGCCATTTTTGTGGAAAAATTATAGAGACTATGTGGAAAAGGAATAAATATGACAAGTTCAACTTGGCGCGAATGAATTTAGGCACAGGTCGGTGTATACACATCCAAAACCTCGAATTTGCCGCCAAAACCTATCTCATTTCCACATCTATACCAATTTCCTCAGTTTCGCATACTCGCAGCAGAAAGGCCGTCCTCGAAGATCCCAGTGACTGAAGGACTGCTGCGCCGGGTGAGATGGTAACAAGTCCAGAGCGACTCGCATACTGGACACGAAGCGTCTGTTAATCTCAACCAGCGACTGTAGTACTACTTGTACTGCCGTATACACCTTGCTTCTTGGACGACACAGAACCATTCACAGCCATGCTCGCACCTCCCCAACGTTCTAAAAGGCGACGCTCGCCATCCCCATCTTTAGAACCAGAGATATCAGATCTTGCATCTCCACTGGATATCCTCCTCAAACggcggaagaaggagcAGCACCAGCACTTTGGCCTGCCAGATTCTCCCAATAGTGGCCCTCTTGTGTCTCCTGTGCATACCTATGATCAAGACTACTTCAATTACTATCAGAATGCTCAAGCAGAAAGCAGTTCGGCGGCGCAATTAAAACCGGGGTTGGAGATGGGTGTAGAGCGGAGAAGGACCAAGCAGTGGGAGAGGATCAACGCTCCGCCGAATGGCATGCATCAACACCAGCAACAATATCACCACCCACAAGGACATCTAGCGACTCCTGTCACCCACGCGGCACAAACAGCTgaatcttctcctcgttATCCATTTGCAACACCGCTTCCCGTTCATCACGCGAGTAACACAGCACCACTCATGTCATCTTCCCCTGTACGAAACCAACCGCcgtcgtcttctcctttccgGGAAAAAGTGGAAAATATTCAGCAGGAGCAATGGAtagacgaagaagagatgagacAGGAATGGGGTGAAGCGTATACTGAGCAAAACTCTCTGCTTCACAACCTAGTATGTCGCTTCACAGTAAATCCCTAAACATTACTAAACCCTCATTTAGCATTTGGCTCGCCTCAACACCACTGTCCGACCTCATTCATCTCCGCGATCACGTTCCCATCCCTCACATGCGTATCGTTCTCCTAACCCATCATCGTCtactcttttctctcctgCTCGAACATCAACGTCACCTTATATCCAGCAAACACCATACCCCCAATCATCTCCATACACTCCAGCAcgtcctcctccgcctcccCATACACATTCCTATACCAGCCACTATGGAATGAATGGGAAaatgggagatgatgaagatatGAATGATGAAAGCGAGGTCGAAATAGaagtgaaaaagagataTGAAGAAACAAACCGACTGCTGTGTGAACTGGCTGTGGTGAGGAGGCAAAGATGGGGTGAAGCGGAAGTATAATGACGGATATTGTTGAATATACATGTTGTGAACTGATCTTTGTAGAGTATTATGTATTGTGAATTTCGACCTTAATCTGTGACAACGCCCGAAAGATTTGTAAAATGGTGTGCATATGACATATTAAGCGTGTTGAAACTATAACTTAGTCTTATCTGCCTGCTCAGCCACCTTTCTCATTGCCACCGCCATCTCTGCGGCCATTTCACTTTCTCCCACCGCTGTCATCCCCTGCGTCCAACCAGTGACACCTGTCCACGGCACCGGTGTCATCCCGGCTTCCGGCtcaatcttttcctttctctttctctctttaCACGCTTGACATTTCTCGACATACTCTTGACAATCTCGCGCCAAACCATTCCCAAAAGGTATCTCTCAAAGTCACTACCATGACTTCAATGTTATTGTGAGCCAAGTCGCCTACTCACACTTGTTCTGAATACGGAGACGGATCGAGGTGCGCATCATCTATCAGCTCTTTCCTAATCACTCCCATTGGCGGAACCAAGAGCGCTTGCCTCTCGTCCGTTTTTGGTCGTAGGTAAAGCAATCCAACGGAGGAAAGCAAAAAGTCATCGTTGAGCTTATTGGCACGAAGGGAAGAAATGAGCGAAGTGAGCTCGGGAGCAGTGGGATAAGCCGATAACCATCGAATCGTCTCAGGATCGAGTGGTTCAGCTGGTGGGACAGGTGCATCGGCATCGAACCGTACTTTTTCCcccatcccttcttccgcATACCAATACGCCGCATATCCATCATGAGGGTTGGCCGTATAACCTGTGTCGCTCATCACAGTAGGTTGCTGCGGGGCAAAAAATGAGCCGCCGTTTGTCTGGCGGATATGTTGCATTGGTTtagacgaggaaggaagcaTGAGGACAGTCAGTGAAGGGTCATGGGGGTTGAGGAGAGTAGAAATATTTGATTTCTAGCGTTCAAATAAGATCAAGTGGTGAAATAAGACAGGAAAGTGCTCACAATTTTGACAAAGTACATgacagaagaaatgaatGTGTCAGCGGTCAAGAAGTGAGTGACAAGGGCTATAGATGCTCCCATGCTGCTTAAGGTCAGTGATTGTTCTTGTCTTCTCGTAAACCGACATGGAATTCACCCGTATTGTACGTCGGTGGACCCCGTACCATTAATGATAGCCATTTTGAACAAGCACTATCACTCCAAAATGACTCTATCAGCTACGCGACCTCGACAGAAAGAGATGGTTCGCACAGTGACTAGACTTAACCCGCCAACTAAAAGTCCCAAAATCCACCCTACAGGAGCCCTTCTATGACCCCACCAAGCCCACCAAACCCACAAACACACTTCATATGGCGGTCTCTCGCATTCAACTCTCATGTCAACCTCCCCCCTTGGCTGTCTAGTAGCTGGAAATGATACGAGAcgggagagagggaaagaaagtacgaagaagaggtaaaAGTGGAGAAAGGCGGTTACGATTTGGAAAGAGGCGAGGAGCCAAGTGAGGGTGGTGAGGGCAATGAGAAGGGAGGAAAGGTTGGATAAGGTCGCACTTGGAAGGAGTCAGGCAGGAAAAGGtaatggaagaagagtaaaCTCACGTTCCCGGGATGGTGAATGAACCAGATTCATACTTGAAGTCACCCGTGTTATACGTTTCACATTCCAGACTGCTTCTTGTTAGTCCTCGCTACATTCAATCAACAAACCCAAGCAGCCCACGGGTCTACGCCCAACACACACCACCCCAAACGCCTAGAGCGGCACCATCCCCCGTTCCAGTCCCACTACCACCTTGCGCTCCTTGGAATACACCCTTTCCTATCTTGACGAATCCACTCAGCGAACTGGACGACGTAGTGTTGCACATGGTCAGAATAAGTGCAAACATCGAAGTTAGTAGTGGTAAAATAAAAAGCCGATAAGTCAGGTAAAAGCGGTGCGGCgcagagagggaaagaagtGGTGGGAGGCCATTACTATCATCACCTTTCGACCATCTACTGTTGTGGAACGGGAGTCTCGGGGCTTTCCTAGATTACGTTGAGGCGGTAAGGTATAACGTGCAGTGGCTACCGACATTCTTCCCAGTTTCTGATGTGCTTCAGGAGTAAGCAGCTTTGGCGATGAGCCAAGACCGGGGCCATGGCCGCGGTTGTATGTCTTTGTCAAGTCAGGTGTAGTCTGCGCAGCATAGGGCGATCGATGACGAGTAAGTCCTTGATCGTCTTGTGGTGTGT
Proteins encoded in this window:
- a CDS encoding histone-lysine N-methyltransferase, H3 lysine-79 specific, translating into MFSFFGDESKLPASTVMVGSIAIKKQAPTRQQSSGSIAGPSKSSNVSPRHSHDSPKGASRSASAKSISKQGPSPSSNSTGKVRQDGRIKPPATPRTPVSSSSPGRMKRKTPKVQVVESESSSGSESSDDALHPKPKRPKVTRKETGIDMPPLPGEEVVGRRVFCWDQVDMRGEWGRGWAGFVGCDEVVRGNVQGWANGGGGDGSKNLGKYRAFFPQEGFDRDGDFLPSVEVLYPAKGCREKFVLLVPSSDREFNPIGELRNTLRLILEYYIPPSHRHIFGTLAESLDISNPLSALPSRMTTPLPNLLVTPPPDPASPSPAFETSATSTPAPSSERQETIADLIRKSLAPNRRDGPLFVTAIERYNSAMQAIQEDGTLQQWLDEGMNGGKEIKVREWAALVDFVHDQAYSRVVGGYSHELEHHPKHPEEVSKAISGKEDAYGELRHAFMTKIIEQTKLGADSVFVDLGSGVGNCVLQASLQAGCRSYGFELLPVPAHCARLQVREVQRRWAMWALKGNLDVQVHEGDFRVHKEVGRRLREADVVLVNNEVFPSSLNMDLADMFLDLKEGAKIVSLKPFVPEGFRMNESNCDSFAAILRSTQHDYYRDWVSWKGEWGNYYVAVIDRSRRIKFEESMMGRASRRR
- a CDS encoding 60S ribosomal protein L3, producing the protein MSHRKYEEPRHGSLAFLPRKRAARHRGRCKAFPKDDPKKPVHLTAVMGYKAGMTHIVRDLDRPGSKMHKREVVEAVTVIETPPMVVVGAVGYVETPRGLRSLTTVWAEHLSDEVKRRFYKNWYRSKKKAFTRYAKKHSENSGASVARELERIKKYCTVVRVLAHTQISKTGLQQKKAHLMEIQVNGGSVADKVDFARSHFEKTVEVGSVFEQDECIDIIGVTKGHGYEGVTARWGTTRLPRKTHRGLRKVACIGAWHPSNVMFSVARAGQRGYHSRTSMNHKIYRIANGASGSSGSTEFDLTKKDITPMGGFVRYGVVKNDFVMIKGSCVGPVKRIVTLRKALRTHTSRAHTEKVNLKFIDTSSNFGHGRFQDAAEKNAFLGQLKIKSDA